Proteins from a single region of Pseudodesulfovibrio portus:
- a CDS encoding class II glutamine amidotransferase domain-containing protein gives MCRLFALTSREPVSPMLAIDALNVMKEGHDGSGVGLFLSGLGGPFEELKGHPILSGIFTDAGLKRVYEYMAERGHRAQYSAMFKPETVPPVGTPKRGTYASLAYKMSDEWRALPKAEQDRALVQMRLDLRAEGEESGEIMVFSLWPDTIMIKEVGDPMAIGEYLKLDREELHARHILAQGRQNTNYAINLYACHPFFIEGISTMTNGENTAFIPIKEYLQSRGVTGYQGYQSDSEVFTHIAHFATKKLGLDISSYKHVITPMNDEEMAGHPDREFLSNLKKSCRKLIIDGPNCVIGCLPDGSMFMAQDRKKLRPGVVGGDPKKGIFAFSSEICGLNAAIPDRDKTQDFQPMHLDTAIVGPDCREVLKCSQKDPLRLQR, from the coding sequence ATGTGCAGATTGTTTGCGCTCACAAGCCGTGAGCCCGTATCGCCCATGTTGGCCATCGACGCCCTCAATGTAATGAAGGAAGGGCACGATGGGTCCGGCGTGGGGTTGTTCCTGAGCGGCCTCGGCGGGCCGTTCGAGGAGTTGAAGGGGCATCCGATTCTGTCGGGTATCTTCACGGATGCCGGTCTGAAAAGGGTTTATGAGTATATGGCGGAGCGGGGCCACCGCGCCCAGTATTCCGCCATGTTCAAGCCGGAGACCGTGCCGCCCGTGGGCACCCCCAAGCGGGGCACCTATGCTTCGTTGGCCTACAAGATGTCCGACGAGTGGAGGGCGCTTCCCAAGGCGGAACAGGACAGGGCGCTCGTTCAGATGCGCCTCGACCTGCGCGCCGAGGGCGAGGAGTCCGGAGAGATCATGGTTTTCTCCCTGTGGCCCGACACCATCATGATCAAGGAAGTGGGCGACCCCATGGCAATCGGCGAGTACCTCAAGCTCGACCGAGAGGAACTGCACGCCCGCCACATCCTGGCCCAGGGGCGGCAGAACACCAACTACGCCATCAACCTGTACGCATGCCATCCGTTCTTCATCGAAGGCATATCCACCATGACCAACGGTGAGAACACCGCGTTCATTCCCATCAAGGAATATCTCCAGTCGCGCGGCGTCACCGGGTACCAGGGCTACCAGTCCGACTCCGAAGTGTTCACGCACATCGCCCACTTCGCCACCAAGAAGCTGGGGCTGGACATCAGCTCGTACAAGCACGTCATCACACCCATGAACGACGAGGAAATGGCCGGTCACCCGGATCGCGAATTTCTGTCCAACCTGAAGAAGTCTTGCCGCAAGTTGATCATCGACGGCCCCAACTGCGTCATCGGCTGCCTGCCGGACGGCTCCATGTTCATGGCCCAGGATCGCAAGAAACTGCGCCCCGGCGTGGTCGGCGGGGACCCGAAAAAGGGCATTTTCGCATTCTCCTCCGAGATTTGCGGACTCAATGCCGCCATCCCCGATCGTGACAAGACCCAGGATTTCCAACCCATGCATCTCGACACGGCAATCGTCGGACCCGACTGCCGGGAGGTTCTCAAATGCTCGCAGAAAGACCCATTACGCCTTCAACGTTAA
- a CDS encoding type II toxin-antitoxin system HicB family antitoxin — MQYVALFQEDKNGFSVEFPDFPGCVTCGDTLDEAVDHAHEALAVFAEEMVEQGKALPEPSTKKSLLAMPEHEGKKAINVSVTGDGSDFEEFEVVMHSHLLERIEKYSKLHGVSPADFLAVAAREAIKNDIFEE, encoded by the coding sequence ATGCAGTATGTTGCCCTTTTTCAAGAGGACAAGAACGGTTTCTCTGTGGAATTTCCCGATTTTCCCGGTTGCGTGACCTGCGGCGACACCCTGGACGAGGCCGTGGACCATGCCCACGAGGCCCTGGCCGTGTTCGCCGAGGAAATGGTTGAGCAGGGGAAGGCGTTGCCGGAGCCGTCCACCAAGAAATCCCTGCTGGCCATGCCGGAGCATGAAGGCAAGAAGGCGATCAATGTTTCCGTCACCGGGGATGGATCGGATTTTGAGGAATTCGAAGTGGTTATGCATTCACACCTTCTGGAGCGCATAGAGAAGTATTCCAAGCTGCACGGGGTGTCTCCGGCGGACTTCCTTGCCGTGGCCGCCAGGGAGGCCATCAAGAACGATATTTTCGAGGAATGA